A part of Candidatus Angelobacter sp. genomic DNA contains:
- a CDS encoding DEAD/DEAH box helicase, producing the protein MHRFGFHPVVARWFQQKFGTPTEPQERGWPAIQSGAHTLIAAPTGSGKTLAAFLASLDALFREGLEGDLTDETRVVYISPLKALSNDIHKNLEEPLAGIRSTLVATAARDIEVRAEVRTGDTSASKRQAIVKRPPHILVTTPESFYLLLTSESGRKVLSTVRTLIVDEIHAVVSNRRGSHLGLSIERLQALVKGPLQRIGLSATQKPIEEVARFLVGTGGLDETGNARCRIIDSGHSRKLDLAIELPGSPLEAVMSNEVWAEVYTRLADLIEQHRTTLVFVNTRRMAERVTRHLTERLGEDKVTSHHGSLSAKLRLDAENRLKRGELSALVATASLELGIDIGSVDLVCQLGSTRSIATLLQRVGRAEHRRGGLPKGRLFPLTRDELVECVAILRCIRRGELDCLHIPQKPLDILAQQIVASAACEDCGEQHLFDLVRAAYPYRNLARPEFDDVLKMLADGFSTKRGRRSALIHHDAVNHRVRGRRGSRLIALTSGGAIPDNADYRVVLEPGETFLGTVNEDFAVESMAGEIFQLGNASWKILGINSGTVRVEDAHGQPPGIPFWLGEAPGRTRELSLAVAGLREELERMLKQGADVANWLAVQTDLSESGARQLADYFGAAFKALGVIPSQKKIVMERFFDESGGMQLVIHAPFGIRLNRAWGLALRKRFCRSFNFELQAAATDDAIVLSLGTQHSFPLDEVFRYLNSQTVRDILVQALFDAPMFPIRWRWNASRALALPRQRGGRKVPAPLQRMEAENLIAAVFPDQLACLENITGDREIPDHPLVRQTIEDCLTEAMDIDGLEALLRSIEQGEIECLALDLLEPSPLAHEILNAKPYAFLDNAPLEERRTQAVQTRRASESSADRELGILDAAAIERVGVEAWPHSTNADELHEALLLLGAMTEEEVRRSTAENGGTGLLEALVAERRAGRLSSEPAFWVAAERLPMVQAVYPGTQTQPSIEPPESELNRPWERANAIRELVRGRMEASGPTAAPVLAQFFRLPQTEIDAALLGLEAEGFILRGQFHPGEKGLEWCDRRLLARIHRLTINRLRAEIQPVPVADFLRFLLVWQRVEAGHRAEGPEGTGAVLELLDGYELPAAAWEPEVIALRVKDYAPQWLDQLCFTGRIGWGRLSPPQNQKTRAFTPVRSSPVSFFAREHLSHWLELSANGADLEFSPDTAHVLKTLSQRGALFFDEIVRQTGLLPSRVEQALGELAAQGFVTADGFEGLRALLVPSEKRAPFAGLERKRRHTTVTSIESGGRWSLLRGALAAAGKFDPALSAEPDAPSENQRTLASVAKKDEAIRAYAHVLLRRYGVVFRRVLERESLNASWIELVRVYRRLEARGEIRGGYFVSGVSGEQFALPEAVGLLRAVRKKHSTGEMIVISGADPLNLIGILTPGPRVAAIPANRILLRDGLPIAAVEGGQVIKLENESKLDPGVVESVLKVGKMSPVLRRYYG; encoded by the coding sequence CAGCAGAAATTCGGAACCCCGACGGAACCCCAGGAGCGGGGCTGGCCGGCGATCCAGTCGGGCGCGCACACGTTGATCGCCGCGCCGACCGGATCGGGCAAAACGCTGGCGGCATTTCTTGCGTCACTCGACGCATTGTTCCGGGAAGGGCTGGAAGGAGACCTTACGGACGAGACGCGCGTCGTTTATATCTCGCCGCTCAAGGCGCTCAGCAACGACATCCACAAGAATCTCGAGGAGCCGCTCGCGGGCATTCGCTCCACGCTGGTGGCAACCGCAGCGCGCGATATCGAAGTGCGCGCCGAGGTCCGGACCGGCGACACTTCTGCGTCGAAGCGCCAGGCCATCGTGAAACGGCCACCGCATATTCTGGTGACCACGCCCGAATCTTTCTATTTGCTGCTTACCTCGGAGTCGGGGCGAAAGGTCCTGTCCACCGTGCGTACGTTGATTGTGGACGAAATCCACGCGGTGGTGAGCAACCGGCGCGGCTCTCATTTGGGATTGAGCATCGAGCGGTTGCAAGCGTTGGTGAAGGGACCGCTGCAACGCATCGGTTTGTCTGCAACACAAAAACCGATCGAGGAAGTGGCCCGGTTTCTGGTCGGCACGGGCGGCCTCGACGAAACGGGCAATGCCCGGTGTCGCATCATTGACTCGGGACATTCGCGCAAGCTCGATCTGGCCATTGAACTGCCCGGCTCGCCGCTTGAAGCCGTGATGTCGAACGAAGTATGGGCCGAGGTGTACACCCGGCTGGCCGATTTGATCGAGCAACATCGGACCACACTCGTGTTCGTCAATACGCGGCGGATGGCCGAGCGTGTGACCCGTCATCTGACCGAACGCCTCGGCGAGGACAAGGTCACATCGCACCACGGCAGTCTGTCGGCGAAGCTGCGGTTGGACGCGGAAAACCGTCTGAAGCGCGGTGAACTGTCTGCATTGGTTGCCACGGCATCGTTGGAACTGGGGATAGACATTGGTTCGGTGGATCTGGTTTGCCAACTCGGCTCGACGCGTTCAATCGCCACTCTTCTACAGCGCGTTGGACGCGCCGAGCATAGACGAGGCGGATTGCCCAAGGGGCGTCTCTTTCCACTGACCCGTGATGAGCTGGTCGAATGCGTTGCCATCCTGCGCTGCATCCGCCGCGGCGAACTCGACTGTCTCCATATTCCCCAAAAGCCGCTCGACATCCTTGCGCAGCAGATCGTCGCCAGCGCTGCTTGCGAAGACTGTGGGGAGCAGCACCTTTTCGATCTGGTGCGGGCAGCGTATCCGTATCGAAATCTGGCGCGCCCGGAGTTTGACGACGTCCTGAAGATGCTGGCAGACGGTTTCAGCACGAAACGCGGCCGGCGCAGCGCCCTGATACACCATGATGCGGTGAACCATCGCGTCCGCGGCCGGCGCGGCTCGCGACTGATCGCACTGACTTCCGGTGGCGCGATTCCGGACAACGCCGATTATCGCGTCGTGCTCGAGCCCGGTGAAACGTTCCTTGGAACGGTGAACGAAGATTTCGCGGTTGAGAGCATGGCCGGTGAGATATTCCAGCTTGGCAACGCGTCGTGGAAAATCCTGGGGATCAATTCTGGCACGGTACGCGTCGAGGATGCGCATGGCCAGCCACCGGGCATTCCGTTCTGGCTGGGTGAAGCGCCGGGTCGAACGCGGGAACTGTCCCTGGCCGTAGCGGGACTGCGGGAGGAGTTGGAGCGGATGTTGAAGCAGGGCGCGGACGTCGCGAACTGGCTGGCGGTGCAAACGGATCTTTCCGAATCAGGCGCGCGCCAGCTTGCTGATTACTTCGGCGCGGCATTCAAGGCGCTCGGCGTAATTCCTTCGCAGAAAAAAATCGTAATGGAGCGTTTCTTTGACGAGTCCGGTGGAATGCAACTCGTCATCCACGCGCCGTTCGGCATCCGGCTCAACCGGGCCTGGGGCCTGGCGTTGCGCAAACGGTTTTGTCGCTCGTTTAATTTTGAACTGCAGGCCGCGGCGACTGACGATGCCATCGTTCTTTCGCTCGGCACGCAACACTCGTTCCCGCTTGATGAGGTTTTTCGCTATTTGAACAGTCAAACGGTCCGCGACATCCTCGTCCAGGCGCTGTTCGATGCGCCGATGTTTCCGATCCGCTGGCGCTGGAACGCGTCGCGCGCGCTCGCTCTTCCGCGTCAGCGCGGCGGACGCAAGGTGCCAGCGCCGTTGCAGCGCATGGAGGCGGAAAACCTGATTGCGGCGGTTTTTCCCGACCAGCTTGCCTGCCTCGAAAACATCACGGGCGACCGTGAGATCCCGGACCACCCACTGGTGCGCCAGACGATCGAAGACTGCCTGACCGAGGCGATGGACATCGACGGACTGGAGGCATTGCTGCGCTCGATTGAACAAGGTGAAATTGAGTGCCTCGCGCTTGATTTGCTCGAACCGTCGCCACTGGCGCACGAAATCCTCAACGCAAAGCCGTACGCATTCCTGGATAACGCGCCACTGGAAGAACGGCGGACCCAGGCGGTCCAGACGCGGCGAGCGAGCGAGTCGTCTGCCGACCGTGAACTCGGCATCCTTGACGCTGCTGCGATCGAACGGGTTGGTGTGGAGGCGTGGCCACATTCTACCAATGCAGATGAATTGCACGAAGCGTTGTTGTTGTTGGGCGCAATGACGGAAGAGGAAGTGAGACGATCCACCGCCGAAAACGGAGGTACAGGACTCCTTGAAGCGCTCGTGGCCGAGCGGCGGGCGGGTCGGCTCTCGTCGGAGCCCGCGTTTTGGGTCGCTGCTGAACGGCTGCCGATGGTGCAAGCAGTCTATCCCGGCACTCAAACCCAACCCTCGATTGAACCGCCGGAATCCGAATTGAACCGGCCCTGGGAACGAGCCAACGCGATTCGCGAACTGGTGCGCGGACGGATGGAGGCCTCCGGCCCAACCGCGGCTCCCGTGCTGGCGCAGTTCTTCCGGCTGCCGCAAACAGAAATTGACGCCGCGTTGCTGGGGCTGGAGGCCGAGGGATTCATTTTGCGCGGACAGTTTCACCCTGGTGAGAAGGGACTGGAGTGGTGCGACCGGCGTTTGCTCGCGCGCATTCACAGGCTCACGATCAACCGTCTCCGCGCCGAAATTCAGCCGGTTCCGGTTGCCGATTTCCTGCGCTTCCTTCTGGTGTGGCAACGCGTTGAGGCCGGACATCGCGCCGAAGGACCGGAAGGCACGGGTGCCGTTTTGGAATTGCTCGACGGTTACGAGTTACCGGCGGCGGCGTGGGAACCGGAAGTGATCGCGTTGCGCGTAAAGGATTATGCTCCGCAGTGGTTGGACCAGCTTTGCTTCACTGGGCGCATCGGTTGGGGGCGGCTTTCTCCGCCCCAAAATCAAAAGACGCGGGCGTTCACTCCCGTGCGGTCCAGTCCGGTCTCATTCTTTGCACGCGAACACCTGTCACACTGGCTGGAACTTTCCGCGAACGGAGCCGATCTGGAATTCTCGCCCGACACGGCCCATGTTCTGAAAACGTTATCGCAGCGTGGCGCCTTGTTTTTCGACGAAATTGTGCGGCAGACCGGGCTGCTCCCCTCGCGTGTTGAACAGGCGCTCGGTGAACTGGCCGCGCAGGGATTCGTCACCGCCGACGGCTTCGAAGGGTTGAGGGCACTGTTGGTTCCTTCGGAAAAGCGGGCGCCGTTCGCCGGCTTGGAACGGAAACGTCGCCACACTACGGTCACCAGCATCGAATCTGGCGGCCGATGGTCGTTGCTGCGCGGTGCGCTGGCCGCAGCGGGGAAATTCGACCCGGCCTTGAGCGCGGAACCGGACGCGCCGAGCGAGAATCAGCGGACGCTTGCGTCCGTTGCAAAGAAGGACGAGGCCATCCGTGCATACGCACACGTCTTGCTGCGGCGATACGGGGTCGTGTTCCGGCGGGTGTTGGAACGGGAGTCGTTGAACGCGTCGTGGATCGAACTGGTGCGCGTGTATCGCCGGCTGGAGGCGCGCGGCGAAATTCGGGGGGGATACTTTGTGAGTGGTGTAAGCGGGGAACAATTCGCCTTGCCCGAGGCCGTCGGATTGTTGCGCGCCGTCCGAAAGAAGCATTCCACAGGCGAGATGATCGTCATCAGCGGAGCCGATCCGTTGAACCTGATAGGAATTCTCACTCCCGGCCCGCGCGTTGCCGCCATCCCTGCGAATCGCATCTTGTTGCGCGACGGTTTGCCCATCGCCGCAGTAGAGGGGGGGCAGGTCATCAAACTCGAAAACGAGTCTAAACTGGACCCGGGGGTGGTTGAGAGTGTGCTCAAAGTCGGCAAAATGTCACCGGTTCTGCGGCGATACTACGGTTAA